The Candidatus Eisenbacteria bacterium genome contains the following window.
CCTCGGGGTGCGCCTCGAGGAACGCGACCTGGCACTCGAGCTTGTTCGGGAACCACCAGTCGTCGGCGTCGAGCAGAGCCACCCACGGTCCGGCCGCGGCGGCGATCGCGGCCTGGCGCGTCGGCGTGAGCCCGCGATGCGGCATCTCGAGCAGCCGCACGCGATCGCCGTAGCGCGCGCGGATCCGCGCCACCGTGTCGTCCGTCGAGCCGTCGTCGGTGACCAGCACCTCCGAAGGCGTCCGTGTCTGGGCGAACACGCTGTCGAGCGCGCGCTCGACGCACCATGCGGCGTTGTAGCAGGTCAGCGTGACGCTGAAGCCCGTGGCCTGCCCGCTCGGCGTGGTCGGCGCGGCGCTCATGGTGCCTCTCCCTGCACCACCGGAGGCCCGGACGGCGGACGGCCCATGGCTCCGCTCAGCATGCGCGCCCAGCGCGCGCGATCGGCGGTGTCGATGCCGAAGCGCCACGTTACGGCGGCGAACGCCAGCCACGAACCGGCGACCGCGAGTGCCAGCGGAATCCAGCCGATCGGGTGCCAGCGCCACTGAATGAGCAATGCGGGGACCAGGAAGCTCAGCGCGCACAGGCCCGGACGCAGCACGCCCTCGCCCAGATAGCGCGAGAGCGGCAGCTTCATGACGCGCGCGGCGTACCACGCCGTGACGAACCCCGCGATCAGGCCGAGCGGGACCGCGGTGCCGAGTGCCACACCCTCGAGTCCGTACGGCCTCACCCACAGCAACGAAAGCGCCAGGTTGAGAACCGCATTCGCGATCGAGAGCACCACGACGCCCTTGTGACGACTGATGCCGTACAGCATCGAGGAGGCGGCAGACTGCGGCAAGGACAGCAGCGTCGGCACGCTCAGGATGATCAGCAGGCGCGCGGCGATCCGCGCGTGGTCACCGATCCAGGTGACGAAAAGATTCTCGCCGAACACGATCAATGCGAACAGGATCGGCCAGCTCAGCAGCACCGAGTACCTGGCGCCCGCGATCAGCA
Protein-coding sequences here:
- a CDS encoding glycosyltransferase family 2 protein, which produces MSAAPTTPSGQATGFSVTLTCYNAAWCVERALDSVFAQTRTPSEVLVTDDGSTDDTVARIRARYGDRVRLLEMPHRGLTPTRQAAIAAAAGPWVALLDADDWWFPNKLECQVAFLEAHPE